The Helicobacter mustelae genome has a segment encoding these proteins:
- a CDS encoding methyl-accepting chemotaxis protein, translating to MKISYKILLCILAMLSVLCVGMIVVSWHGFNNVKEVSHGAIEKFALNDARDTAKSVVSGIKYFVNGFYQELHKQGYTDAEIRQKIIQRLSGMNLKHSFIRFYTLDTNGTFLTHYQKERVGKNYFYDKDSKGRYYVQQLIKNGVNGGGFTETTFYDKVAKVSRIVISYTEKDLYLDIIYGTTIDIGVTEQIIEKTDALINAGIKSSLEGNIIFFVIISIIAMLIVWLFVNLSVSKPLNNLSEKSTELGSGYGDLTKKLNARGNDEIARASSGINLFIDKIREIINQSKGIAKDNASIALKLASISGTTEAQVRESAQHLIKMQHSGMETKDNLDSGVERARAGKDALHEASVYLGSVTQTIGDLNQKISSVSEIESDLSRQVEQLSKDADGVKSVLEIIKDIADQTNLLALNAAIEAARAGEHGRGFAVVADEVRNLAERTQKSLNEINATISVIVQAIKNSSQQMDTNSKSMYELIEISNQTRKEIYGMQDVIAKVLDSSENTINDYIYVSNEMTKMLEVVKQVTGIADGAVKNIEEISKVVHNIKETSSDLDKKLSEFQT from the coding sequence ATGAAAATATCTTATAAGATACTTTTATGCATTTTGGCGATGCTTAGCGTCTTGTGTGTTGGAATGATTGTCGTATCTTGGCATGGGTTTAATAATGTCAAAGAAGTGAGTCATGGGGCCATTGAAAAATTTGCACTCAATGATGCTAGAGACACTGCCAAAAGCGTGGTGAGTGGGATCAAATACTTTGTGAATGGGTTTTATCAAGAATTGCATAAGCAGGGATATACCGATGCTGAGATCCGCCAAAAAATCATCCAAAGACTTTCTGGAATGAACTTAAAGCATAGCTTTATTCGATTCTATACCTTGGATACCAACGGGACCTTCCTCACACATTATCAAAAAGAAAGAGTGGGAAAAAACTATTTCTATGATAAGGATAGCAAGGGGCGGTATTATGTCCAGCAGCTCATCAAAAATGGAGTTAATGGAGGTGGCTTTACTGAAACAACTTTTTATGACAAGGTTGCCAAGGTATCAAGAATCGTTATTAGCTATACGGAAAAGGATTTGTATCTAGACATCATTTATGGCACTACCATTGATATTGGCGTGACTGAGCAGATTATCGAAAAAACCGATGCTTTGATTAATGCAGGGATTAAGTCCTCTCTAGAGGGGAATATCATCTTTTTTGTCATCATTTCTATCATTGCAATGCTAATTGTTTGGTTGTTTGTCAATCTAAGTGTCAGCAAGCCCTTGAACAATCTTTCTGAAAAATCCACAGAGCTAGGAAGTGGATATGGCGATCTCACCAAGAAGCTTAATGCTAGAGGAAATGATGAGATAGCACGTGCGAGCAGTGGAATCAATCTTTTTATCGATAAGATCCGAGAAATTATCAATCAATCTAAGGGAATTGCAAAAGATAATGCTAGCATCGCGCTAAAGCTTGCAAGCATTAGTGGTACTACAGAGGCACAGGTGCGAGAGAGCGCGCAGCATCTCATCAAAATGCAGCATTCTGGAATGGAAACCAAAGACAATTTAGACAGTGGAGTAGAACGTGCTAGGGCAGGTAAGGATGCATTGCATGAAGCAAGTGTTTATCTTGGCAGCGTGACACAAACAATTGGCGACCTCAATCAAAAAATCTCTAGCGTCTCAGAGATTGAGAGTGATCTTAGCCGTCAGGTGGAGCAGCTTAGCAAGGATGCAGATGGAGTGAAAAGCGTGCTTGAAATCATCAAGGACATCGCAGATCAAACAAATTTGCTTGCACTCAATGCTGCCATTGAAGCGGCTCGTGCAGGAGAGCATGGAAGAGGATTTGCAGTAGTGGCAGATGAGGTGCGCAATCTTGCAGAGCGTACGCAGAAATCTCTCAACGAGATTAATGCAACCATCTCTGTGATCGTGCAGGCCATCAAGAATTCCAGTCAACAGATGGATACCAATAGCAAATCCATGTATGAACTCATTGAAATCTCTAATCAAACTAGAAAAGAGATTTATGGCATGCAGGATGTAATTGCTAAAGTGCTAGATAGTAGTGAAAATACAATTAATGATTATATTTATGTAAGCAATGAGATGACCAAGATGCTAGAAGTGGTCAAGCAAGTCACAGGCATTGCTGATGGCGCAGTTAAGAATATCGAAGAGATCTCTAAAGTGGTGCATAACATCAAGGAAACTTCTTCTGATCTTGACAAAAAACTCTCTGAGTTTCAAACTTAA
- a CDS encoding DHH family phosphoesterase, translating to MHVFHLSHIDLDGYGCQFIARNFFENISFYNANYGKEITARLQNILQHIQNHCKLEAKFRSKKPQKNLILITDLNLSLQECHYLQEQADLLRVDGVDIELLLLDHHVSGEESAKTFRWYHLDTQRCATKITYQHLKEHYKLKDPSNEYMLDLMVEMINSIDIWKEQNYGFEFGKVALSLIANSNELNRFMFDEEHRNYKFKLLESIKDYIELPKANVIFDNAIFRLKKIALGGDPDAQTMDNIISIAQAKLLETKKEQCTIYYKDKKGFLSYSMGGISVLANLFLRNNEEYDFYMDINSKGNVSLRASGKCDVSLLSKECFNGGGHKNASGGRLEGFRESFIYEDIKNQVIKTLQKG from the coding sequence ATGCATGTTTTTCACCTTTCTCACATTGATTTGGATGGCTATGGATGCCAGTTCATCGCAAGAAATTTTTTTGAAAACATCTCTTTTTATAATGCCAATTATGGCAAAGAAATCACAGCAAGGCTCCAGAACATCCTGCAGCATATCCAAAATCACTGCAAGCTGGAGGCAAAATTTCGCTCCAAAAAGCCACAAAAAAATCTGATCCTCATCACAGATCTCAATCTCTCCCTGCAAGAATGTCACTATCTCCAAGAGCAAGCAGATCTCTTGCGTGTTGATGGAGTGGATATCGAATTGTTATTATTGGATCACCATGTTAGCGGGGAAGAAAGCGCAAAAACATTTCGATGGTATCACCTTGATACCCAAAGATGTGCTACAAAAATCACCTACCAGCATCTCAAAGAACACTACAAGCTCAAAGATCCAAGCAATGAATACATGTTGGATCTGATGGTGGAAATGATTAACTCCATCGATATCTGGAAGGAACAAAACTACGGCTTTGAGTTTGGAAAAGTTGCACTCAGCCTCATTGCTAATAGCAATGAACTCAATCGCTTCATGTTTGATGAGGAACACAGAAATTATAAATTCAAGCTCTTAGAATCCATCAAGGATTATATCGAACTACCAAAGGCCAATGTTATCTTTGATAATGCCATCTTTCGCCTGAAAAAAATCGCGCTAGGCGGAGATCCAGATGCACAAACCATGGATAATATCATATCCATCGCTCAAGCCAAGCTACTAGAAACCAAAAAAGAACAGTGCACTATCTATTACAAAGACAAAAAAGGGTTTTTAAGCTACTCTATGGGTGGAATCAGCGTGCTTGCAAATCTCTTTTTGCGCAATAATGAAGAATATGATTTTTACATGGACATTAATTCCAAAGGCAATGTGTCTTTGCGTGCTAGTGGAAAATGCGATGTAAGTCTACTTAGCAAAGAATGCTTCAATGGCGGGGGGCATAAAAATGCCTCTGGTGGAAGATTGGAGGGATTTAGGGAAAGCTTCATCTATGAAGATATCAAAAATCAAGTCATCAAAACCCTGCAAAAAGGATAA
- the flhA gene encoding flagellar biosynthesis protein FlhA, producing MSFLRTFSQSKDLTVVVFVILILAIIIVPLPPFLLDFLLTISIALSVLIILIGLYITKPTDFSAFPTLLLIVTLYRLALNVATTRMILTEGYKGPEAVSDIIAAFGEFTISGNYVIGSIIFIILVLVNLLVVTNGSTRVTEVRARFALDAMPGKQMAIDADLNAGLIDNEEAKSRRAALTQEADFYGAMDGASKFVKGDAIASIIITIINIIGGFLIGVFQRGMPAGDSAATFTILTIGDGLVGQIPALIIATATGIVATRTTQNETEDFASKLVTQLTDKSKTLLIVGIILLLFATVPGLPTFSLGFVGILFLFISWLISREDQESLFSIFEKWLSKKTNINLSPTSDAKAAKENAQHTPTPAAQKSPEEIKKEEEMAIDEVLKVELLALDLGYQLISLADIKQKGDLLERVRGIRKRIANDYGFLMPQVRIRDNLQLPPSHYEVKLKGITIGEGSVMPDKFLAINTGMVGTEIQGIPTKEPAFGMDALWIDANIKDEAIIQGYTVIDPSTVITTHISELVKNYAEEFITKDEVKAMLDRLAENYPTIIDEARKIQSGVIRSVLQELLHEKIPIKDMLTILETITDVAAPLQNDIALITEQVRAKLSRVITNLFKSDDGMLKLVTLSLDTEQYLLGKLREQPSGKMLLLNTTETQRLIDGISQESMQILQRGIAPVILIVDPLLRRALANKLEQFKIDVVVLSHAELDASAKYEVLGNIDINFN from the coding sequence ATGTCTTTTTTGCGGACTTTTTCACAATCCAAAGATCTCACCGTTGTTGTTTTTGTGATTCTCATTTTGGCAATTATTATTGTGCCGCTGCCCCCGTTTTTATTGGATTTTTTGCTAACAATTTCCATTGCCCTCTCTGTGCTAATTATCCTCATTGGACTCTATATTACCAAGCCCACAGATTTTTCTGCATTTCCCACCTTATTGCTTATTGTTACACTCTATCGTCTCGCACTCAATGTCGCCACCACAAGGATGATTTTGACAGAAGGCTACAAGGGCCCAGAGGCTGTAAGTGATATTATCGCAGCCTTTGGTGAGTTCACCATAAGCGGAAATTATGTCATTGGAAGTATTATTTTCATCATTTTGGTGCTTGTAAATCTCCTTGTAGTCACCAATGGTTCTACACGCGTTACGGAAGTGCGTGCAAGATTTGCTCTTGATGCAATGCCAGGAAAACAAATGGCAATTGATGCAGATCTCAATGCAGGACTCATTGACAATGAAGAGGCCAAGTCTCGCCGCGCAGCACTCACGCAAGAAGCAGATTTTTATGGCGCAATGGATGGTGCGAGCAAATTTGTCAAAGGGGATGCAATTGCTTCTATCATTATCACGATCATTAATATCATTGGTGGATTTTTGATCGGAGTTTTCCAGCGCGGGATGCCAGCAGGCGATAGTGCAGCGACCTTCACCATCCTCACTATCGGAGATGGACTTGTAGGACAGATCCCTGCACTCATTATTGCCACTGCCACAGGCATTGTTGCCACTCGAACTACACAAAATGAAACAGAAGATTTTGCCAGCAAACTCGTCACCCAGCTCACTGACAAAAGCAAAACCCTTCTCATTGTAGGCATCATTCTTTTGCTTTTTGCCACGGTACCAGGATTGCCCACCTTCTCTCTTGGATTTGTAGGAATTTTGTTTCTTTTTATTTCCTGGCTCATTTCCAGGGAAGATCAAGAAAGTCTTTTTAGCATCTTTGAAAAATGGCTCAGCAAAAAAACCAATATCAATCTCTCCCCCACCTCTGATGCCAAGGCCGCAAAAGAAAATGCTCAGCATACCCCAACACCTGCTGCGCAAAAAAGCCCCGAAGAAATCAAAAAAGAGGAAGAGATGGCTATTGATGAGGTGCTAAAAGTAGAACTCCTTGCTCTTGATCTAGGCTATCAACTCATAAGCCTTGCAGATATCAAACAAAAAGGGGATTTGTTAGAGCGTGTGCGTGGGATCCGCAAAAGAATTGCCAATGACTATGGCTTTTTGATGCCTCAGGTGCGGATTCGTGACAATCTCCAGCTCCCCCCAAGCCATTATGAAGTCAAGCTAAAGGGTATCACCATCGGAGAGGGAAGCGTGATGCCAGATAAATTTCTAGCCATAAACACCGGAATGGTGGGCACAGAGATCCAGGGCATCCCCACAAAAGAGCCTGCATTTGGCATGGATGCGCTGTGGATTGATGCAAACATCAAAGATGAAGCCATCATCCAAGGATACACCGTCATCGACCCATCCACTGTGATTACCACGCATATCAGTGAACTTGTGAAAAATTATGCAGAGGAATTCATCACCAAAGATGAAGTTAAGGCAATGCTAGATCGCCTGGCAGAAAACTATCCCACCATCATTGATGAAGCCAGAAAGATTCAATCTGGCGTCATCCGCTCTGTGCTCCAAGAACTCCTGCATGAAAAAATACCCATCAAAGACATGCTCACAATTCTAGAAACCATCACAGATGTCGCAGCACCTCTGCAAAATGACATCGCACTTATTACCGAACAAGTGCGCGCCAAACTCTCTCGCGTAATTACAAATCTTTTTAAATCCGATGATGGGATGCTCAAGCTTGTCACACTCTCACTAGATACAGAGCAATATCTACTAGGAAAATTACGCGAACAGCCCTCTGGAAAAATGCTGCTGCTCAACACCACAGAAACCCAGCGCCTTATTGATGGCATCTCACAGGAATCCATGCAGATCCTCCAAAGAGGCATCGCGCCTGTCATCCTCATTGTTGATCCATTGCTACGCCGTGCACTGGCCAATAAACTCGAGCAATTTAAAATCGATGTGGTTGTGCTAAGCCACGCAGAACTTGATGCCAGTGCAAAATACGAAGTCCTAGGCAATATTGATATAAATTTTAATTAA
- the rpsO gene encoding 30S ribosomal protein S15, which yields MALDSAKKQEIIKQFARDEKDTGSSEVQVALLSKRIADLTEHLKVNKKDHSSRLGLLKLVGKRKHLLKYLKKTQQDRYIKLINELGLKDR from the coding sequence ATGGCTTTAGACTCGGCGAAAAAACAAGAGATTATTAAACAATTTGCAAGAGATGAAAAAGATACAGGTTCTTCAGAAGTGCAGGTGGCATTGCTTAGCAAAAGGATCGCGGATCTCACAGAGCATCTCAAGGTGAATAAAAAAGATCACTCCAGTCGTTTGGGGCTTTTGAAGCTTGTGGGAAAGAGAAAGCATCTTCTAAAATATCTTAAAAAAACTCAACAAGATCGCTATATCAAACTGATTAACGAGCTTGGTCTCAAAGATCGCTAA
- a CDS encoding glycosyltransferase family protein — MRNQPIEVLCYDISNKSENSITLPTTPTPIRGKEYLLKYPQCLYRGCVWLYTLRKDFIIRHNLSFIPNILHEDMVFTAEIFLYTRSILFTAMELYYYRLREGSIMNSKPTKERMLQSMHSCLIIAKKFIAFAEQEKDPLLKKIFYRQVYTYYTFSVVRMRFIPRLLYQNHKNFAPLFPYLAPKERFKASIYPFYHFFRSIAYKLKS, encoded by the coding sequence TTGAGAAATCAGCCCATCGAAGTGCTATGCTATGACATTTCCAACAAAAGCGAGAATTCTATAACCCTGCCTACTACACCCACACCCATCAGGGGCAAAGAATACCTCCTAAAATACCCACAGTGTCTCTATCGTGGATGCGTCTGGCTCTATACATTGCGCAAAGATTTTATCATACGCCATAATCTTAGCTTTATCCCAAATATCCTCCATGAGGATATGGTTTTTACAGCGGAGATTTTTTTGTATACTAGGAGCATTCTTTTCACTGCAATGGAGCTTTATTATTATCGCTTGCGGGAGGGTTCCATCATGAATTCCAAGCCCACCAAGGAACGGATGCTCCAATCCATGCACTCCTGTCTCATCATCGCAAAGAAATTCATTGCTTTTGCTGAGCAAGAAAAAGACCCTCTGCTCAAAAAGATTTTTTACCGCCAGGTTTATACCTATTACACTTTCTCTGTGGTGCGCATGCGATTCATCCCTAGGCTGCTTTATCAAAATCACAAAAATTTTGCTCCTCTCTTCCCCTACCTAGCACCAAAAGAACGCTTCAAAGCTTCCATCTATCCTTTTTATCATTTCTTTAGATCCATTGCATACAAGCTAAAGTCCTGA
- a CDS encoding glycosyltransferase family 2 protein: MAFFSIIVPIYNVELYLRECIDSLIHQSFKDIEIILINDGSTDSSGAIAEEYARKDPRIHLINQENQGLSMARNAGLSHCSKSKGGGSISSL; encoded by the coding sequence ATGGCGTTTTTCTCCATCATCGTGCCAATTTACAATGTAGAGCTCTATCTTAGGGAATGTATAGATTCCCTCATTCATCAAAGCTTCAAAGATATAGAGATCATCCTCATCAATGATGGTAGCACAGATAGCAGTGGTGCTATCGCAGAGGAATATGCCAGAAAAGATCCTCGCATCCATCTCATTAACCAAGAAAATCAAGGATTAAGCATGGCCAGAAATGCAGGCCTCTCTCACTGCAGCAAAAGCAAAGGGGGGGGGAGTATATCATCTTTGTAG